A genomic stretch from Engraulis encrasicolus isolate BLACKSEA-1 chromosome 10, IST_EnEncr_1.0, whole genome shotgun sequence includes:
- the acvr1ba gene encoding activin A receptor type 1Ba: MQSDGNPAIMSAKGTALTLLILSSLVAVGNGLWCNCTECGSTGYECQTDGACMVSTSKILGVETHVRICLSRDRLQPPGQPIYCKGSKGYQNTHCCYHDYCNSIDLKVPIAPSDGSPASWGPVELVAVIAGPIILVCLLLIVGVLLFQHHQRTYNHRQRLDVEDPSCDHLYLAKDKTLQDLIFDLSTSGSGSGLPLFVQRTVARTIVLQEIIGKGRFGEVWRGKWRGGNVAVKIFSSREERSWFREAEIYQTIMLRHENILGFIAADNKDNGTWTQLWLVSDYHEYGSLFDYLNHYSVTIEGMIKLALSAASGLAHLHMEILGTQGKPGIAHRDLKSKNILVKKNGTCAIADLGLAVRHESATDTIDIAPNQRVGTKRYMAPEVLDETINMKFFDAFKNADIYALGLVYWEIARRCNTGGVHEDYQLPYYDLVPSDPSIEEMRKVVCDQRLRPNVPNWWQSYESLRVMGKIMRECWYANGAARLTALRIKKTLSQLSIEEDVKM; the protein is encoded by the exons GTCTGTGGTGTAACTGCACCGAGTGTGGCAGCACGGGCTATGAGTGCCAGACGGACGGCGCGTGCATGGTGTCCACCTCTAAGATCTTGGGCGTGGAGACGCACGTGAGGATCTGCCTGTCGCGCGACCGCCTACAGCCGCCCGGACAGCCCATATACTGCAAGGGCTCCAAGGGCTACCAGAACACACACTGCTGTTACCATGACTACTGCAACAGCATCGACCTCAAGGTGCCCATAG cCCCATCTGACGGCAGCCCGGCGAGCTGGGGTCCGGTGGAGCTGGTGGCGGTGATTGCAGGGCCGATCATCCTGGTGTGCCTGCTGCTGATCGTGGGCGTGCTGCTGTTCCAGCACCACCAGCGCACCTACAACCACCGGCAGCGTCTGGACGTGGAGGACCCCTCCTGCGACCACCTGTACCTGGCCAAGGACAAGACCCTGCAGGACCTCATTTTCGACCTCTCCACCTCCGGATCTGGATCAG GCCTGCCGCTGTTCGTGCAGCGTACCGTGGCCAGGACCATCGTGCTGCAGGAGATCATCGGCAAGGGGCGCTTCGGCGAGGTGTGGCGCGGCAAGTGGCGCGGCGGCAACGTGGCCGTGAAGATCTTCTCGTCGCGAGAGGAGCGCTCCTGGTTCCGCGAGGCCGAGATCTACCAGACCATCATGCTACGCCACGAGAACATCCTGGGCTTCATCGCTGCCGACAACAAGG acaacgGCACGTGGACTCAGCTGTGGCTGGTGTCTGACTACCATGAGTATGGCTCCCTGTTTGACTACCTGAACCACTACTCCGTCACCATCGAGGGCATGATCAAGTTGGCTCTGTCGGCCGCCAGTGGCCTGGCACACCTGCACATGGAGATCCTGGGCACACAGG GAAAGCCGGGCATCGCCCACCGCGACCTCAAGTCCAAGAACATCCTGGTGAAGAAGAACGGCACGTGTGCCATCGCAGACCTGGGGCTGGCCGTGCGCCACGAGTCGGCCACCGACACCATCGACATCGCGCCCAACCAGCGCGTAGGCACCAAGAG ATACATGGCTCCAGAGGTGCTGGATGAGACCATCAACATGAAGTTCTTTGACGCCTTCAAGAACGCGGACATCTACGCCCTGGGCTTGGTCTACTGGGAGATCGCACGTCGCTGTAACACTGGAG GTGTGCATGAGGACTACCAGCTGCCGTATTACGACCTGGTGCCCTCGGACCCCTCcatagaggagatgaggaaggtgGTGTGCGACCAGAGGCTCCGGCCCAACGTGCCCAACTGGTGGCAGAGCTACGAG TCGCTGCGAGTGATGGGGAAGATCATGCGGGAGTGCTGGTACGCTAATGGGGCCGCGCGGCTAACGGCCCTGCGCATCAAGAAGACGCTCTCACAGCTCAGCATTGAGGAGGACGTGAAGATGTGA